Below is a window of Clavibacter michiganensis subsp. tessellarius DNA.
CCACCCGAGGGGCGGGATCGCCGCGCAGACGGGCGCGGTCACGCCTCGAGCCGCAGCGAGAGGGTCGCGAACGAGTGCGGCGGGAGGGTGAGGCGCACGCCGTCGGCGGTCGTCTCGATCCCCTCGAGCGGGACCGGATGCACGGCGTCCGCGTCGCCCGGGCGGTTGTGCGCGTCGGGCCGGTCGGCCGTGAGGATGCGGCCCACGACGTCGACCGCGCGGCCGCCGCGGAACGACACCACGACCTCCTGCGGCTCGTCGAGGTCGACGTTCGTCAGCGACACGAGCACGCGGCCGTCCTTGGCGCTCGCCGAGGCGGAGGCCAGCGGGATCTCGCGGCCGTCGACCCGGCGCACGGGCCCGGCCACCACGGCGGGCAGCGAGGTGGCGTCGTGGTGCCCGCGGTTCATCTCGAACACGTGGTACGTGGGGGTGCGCACCATCTCGCCGCCGTCGGGATCCGTCAGCAGCATCGCCTGCAGCACGTTCACCGTCTGCGCGATGTTCGCCATCCGCAGCCGGTCGGCGAACGCATGGAAGACGTCGAAGTGCCAGGCGGCGACCATGGCGTCGCGGATGGTGTTCTGCTGGAACAGGAACCCCGGGTTCGTCCCCGGCTCCACGTCCCACCAGGTGCCCCACTCGTCGAGCACCATGCCGTACTCCTTGGCGGGGTCGTGCACGTCCATCACGTCGGCGTGCGCGCGGAGCAGCGGCTCGATGCCCTGGGCCGCGACGATGGTGCTCCAGTAGGCGTCCTCGTCGAAGCCCGTGGCGCTGCCCTTCGCCGTCCAGCTGCCGCCGAGCGTGTAGTAGTGGACGGAGATCGACTCCCACGGCACGGACGAGAACGGGTGCGCGTCCATCTCCGGGATCACGCGCATGAGCGTCTCGGTCCACTCGGTGTCCATGGTGTCGGCGCCCGCCGCGATGCGGTGCAGCGGGGTCGCGCCGCCGCTCTCGCAGAAGGTGCCGAACTGCCGGGCGAGGTCGGCGTAGGTGACCGAGCGCATGTTGCCGCCGCAGCCCCACGCCTCGTTGCCGAGGCCCCAGAACGGCACGGTCCACGGCTCGTCCCGGCCGTTCGCGCGGCGGAGGTCGGCCATGCGCGACTGCCCCGCGCCCGTGAGGTACTCGACCCAGTCGGACATCTCCTGCACCGTGCCCGAGCCGATGTTGCCCGAGACGTACGCGTCGGCGCCGAGTAGCTCGCAGAGCGCCATGAACTCGTGCGTGCCGAAGGAGTTGTCCTCGACGGCGCCGCCCCAGTGCGTGTTGATGAGCTTGGGCCGCTCCTCGCGCGGGCCCACGCCCTCCCGCCAGTGGTACCGGTCGGCGAAGCAGCCGCCGGGCCAGCGGAGGTTGGGGATGTCGAGGGCCCGGAGCGCCTCGACGACGTCCAGGCGGATCCCGCCGGCGTTCGGCACGGGCGAGTCCTCGCCCACGAAGAAGCCGTCGTAGATGCAGCGGCCGAGGTGCTCGGCGAAGTGCCCGTAGAGGTGGCGGCTGATGGTGGCGCCGGGGCGGTCGAGGTCGACGGTGATGGTGGTGGTCACGGATGCTCCTGCGATGGGGCGGCGACGGTGCCGCTGGGGTGGGGACCGGGGTCCCGGAGTGAGAGATCGATCTCACAGTACGCCGCGGGGAGCCCATCCGACCTCGACGCGCACGGGTTCCCCGCCGATGACGAGGGGCGCGCCCGCGTCGTGCACCGCCCCGTCGACGCGCACGGTCGCCGCCCGCGGCAGCCGGAGCGCCGTGCCGCCCTCCGGCGCGAGCCACGCGGCCGCGGGGAGGCGACGCACGACGAGGGTCGCGCCGGTCGGATCCCACGCGAGCCGGTCGACCACGAGGCCGCCGCGCGCGCGGAGCCCGGTGACGCACCCGCGGGGCCACGCCGCCGGCACCGCGGGGAGCACGGCGAGCGACCCCTCGTCGGATCCGAGCAGCATCGCCGCGACGAGGCCCGGCAGGCCGCCGCTCGCGTCGAGGTTGAAGATCCGGCCGGCATCGTGCCGCGTCGTGAGCGTGGGGCTCCAGTGGTCGACCGCGAGCCACTCGGCGCACGTCAGCGCGGACTCCGCGTCGCCGAGCGCGGCGGCCGCCCGGCCCACCTGCACGAGGCCGAACGCCATCTCCATCCGGCCGGGCGGGGCCGTCGGGTCCTCCGCGCGCCACGCGATCTTCGCCGACACGGTGCGCGCGGCCGCGGCTCGCAGGCGCACGGCCTCCGCGCCGTCGCCGTGGAACGCCGGGTCGGTGCCCGTGCCGACGGGGTGCAGCTGCGACGCGTGGCGGTGCGCGACCTCCTCCGGCCAGCGCGGATCCAGCCACTCGGCGAGCGTGCCGTCGTCGGCCACCCGGTACGGCGGCAGGTCGCGGACCACCGCGTCCCAGCGCGCGTCGAGCGACGCGTCGCCGCGGGCCCGGCCGAGGAGGGCGGTGGCCCGGGCGGCGTCGCGGAGGATCGCGACGTCCATGGTCGCGTCGGTCGCCGCCGGCACCCGCTCGCCGCGGGGCGTGTTCTCGGGCGAGTAGGAGGGGACGAGGCGACGCACGCCGTCGTCCAGCACGGTCGCCGTCTCGGCGAAGCGCAGCACGCCCTCCGCGAGCTCCCACAGCCGGTCGTCGACGATGCCGCGGTCGCCCGTGGCGGAGACGGCGTCCGCCGCGATGCGGAGGATCCAGCCGCCGCAGCCGATCCAGAACGTGTGCGGGTAGTCGGGGGAGAGGTGGTCGGCGCGGCCGTGCGTCGACATGCGCGCGGGCAGCAGCATCCCCTCGGCGCCGAAGACGCGGCGGGCGTTCTCGCGGAAGTCGTCGAGGTGCGGCAGCACCAGCGCGAGGATGCTGCGGGCGAGCTCGGGCGTGCCCGTCGCGACCATGCCGGCCATCGCGCCGTCCTGCACGTTGCCGTTCAGCGTGTAGTCGGCCGACCACGCGGGGCGCCACGTGCCCTGCCAGACGCCCTGCAGCGTCGGCGGCAGCTCGCCCGTGGCGGCGATCACGTTCGCGCGGCCGCTCAGGTAGGCGATCTCCACGACGCGGCGGCGGGCGGCCGGGTCTCCGGCGCGGGCCGCGGCCCAGACGGCCTCGGTGTCGGGATCCACGGGGGCGGTCGCGGTCGCCGGTGTCGCTGCGGCTGTCGCTGCGGCTGCGGCTGTGGCTGTGGTCGTCGGCGTCGGGCCGGCGGGCGTCGCGCCGTCGAGGTCCAGCGTCGAGGCGGCGACCAGCAGGCCGTGGGTCGCGCGCTGGGCCGCGCGGAGGTCGTCCCAGGTGGGCGCGGATCCGGCGGCCGGCTCGGCGGGCGTCGTCGTCGCGTGGGCGGGGCCCGTGGCCACGGCGACGCGCACGAGCCGCGGTCCGCCGGGGCCGGTGCGGACGGTCGCGCGCGCGGATCCGCCCGCCTCCGCCCACGCCGCGCCCGCGTCGACGGCCGTCACCGCCCGCACCGCGACGGGTCCCGCGCCCGCGTCGGCCGTGAGGATCCCGCGCCCGCCGCCCGCGACGGACGCCTGCACCGCGGCCGACGCATCCGGCACGCCCGTGTCGAGCGAGGTCGCGTCGCCCGCGCCGAGGCCGAGCTCGACCTCCACGTCGTGGTCCCGGTCGGACTCGAGCGCGATCCAGAGGACGCCGCCGTCGGAGCGGCCCGCGCCTGCCGCTGCGCCTGCGCTCGCGCTCGCCCCTGCCCCCGCGTCCGCCCGCGGCGCGACCATCCGCACCGCGTGCCGCCCGCCCTCCCGGTCCGCCCACGCGATCGCGACCTCGCCGCCGACCGGGTCGACGCTCCGCCGCATGCCGACCGCACCGCCGGGCGTGCGGATCACGAGGGTCGCGCAGATGCCGAGCGGGTCGGTCCAGACGAGCCCGTCGCCGTAGCCGTCGTCGCGCGCGGCCGCCTCGAGCTCGGCGCTCGCCGTGTCCGCGTCGCCCGCGAGGAGCGCGCGGCGGATCGCGTCGAGGCGCGGCCGCAGGTCGGGGGCGGCGGGCCGCGGGTTCACGGGCGGGAACCAGCGCTCGTGCGCGAGCGAGACGGTGATCGCGTCGGCCGGGCCGTGCGCGACGGCGCCGATCCGGCCGCTGCCGACGATCACGCCCTCCTCCCACGTGGGCGCCGCGGTCGCGGTCGTGAGGACGGGATGGGCATCCACGGGCTGCGCGTCGTCGCGCGAGAGCGATCGGATGATCGGCCCCTTCCGGTTCGTCGGCGAGTCCTTGCGGGCCGCACCACGCTACCGGCCGGGGTGCGCGGCGGGAAGGACGGGGACGGATCCCGACGCCCGTCCACCCTCCCGCCCTAGGATCGGCGGATGCTCGGACCCCTGCAGCGCCTCGATCCGCCCGCCCGGCGCATCGTCATCGCCGCACCGTCGGGGGCGGGCAAGACCACGCTGGCGCGCCGCATCCAGGAGCGCACGGGCCTGCCGCACACCGAGATGGACGCGCTCTTCCACGGCCCCGGCTGGACCGAGCTGCCCACCTTCCGCGACGACGTCGAGGCCTTCACGTCGCGCGACGCCTGGGTCACCGAGTGGCAGTACACGACGCAGCTCGGCCCGCTGCTGCCGTCGCGCGCGGACACGCTGGTGTGGCTCGACCTGCCGGTGCAGGTGCAGATGGGGCGGCTGATCCGCCGCACGGTCGTGCGCCGCTGGCGCCGCGAGCCGCTCTGGCACGACAACGTCGAGCCGCCGATGCTCACCGTCTTCACCGACCCGGACCACATCGTCCGCTGGGGCTGGCGGGGCCGCGCGAAGGTGCGCAGCCGCGTGGTGCACGCGGCCATCGCGCACCCGCACCTCCGCATCGTGCGCCTCCGCTCGACCCGCGAGGTGGACCTGTGGCTGCGCGGCCAGCCGCGCTCGGATCAGCCGCCGATGTCGACCGTGGCCTCCGAGCGCTGACGCCGGTCCGGCCGTCGCCCGCGGGCACGACGGGGATCGCGCCGGATTGGTGACCGACCGGCTCTGTGCGCCTGCTGCACGGGGCTGTCCTCGACGCGCGCCACGTCCTCGACCTCGAAGGCGCCCGTCACGCGGCGGCCCGCGCGGGCGACGGCGGCCCGGTCGCACGCCCCGGAACGCCGAGAGCGGCGTGCGACCCGAGGTCGCACGCCGCTCTCATGGGGCCCGGAGGCCGTCGATCGGTCCTACTTGGTGCAGGAGCTGGCGGAGTCGCTGATGGTGTCCGAGATCGGCGCGGCGGTGCAGGCGGACGCCTTGGCCGCGCTGTCGCCGTCGAGGTACGCCTTCAGGAAGTTCGTCACCGCGTCGCGCACGGTGGCGTTGGACTTGCCCCGGGCCACGAAGTGGTCCGCGCCGCGGAGCTCCAGGTACTGCTTGGCGGTGGTGCTGGGGATGGACTCGTAGGCGGGCTTGCCCATGAACGACGCCGGAGCGGTCGTGTCGGTCTGACCGGTGATGATCAGGGTCGGGGTGGTGATGGTGGGGTACGTCGGCGAGGCGGTGGGGTGGTACGGGTCGGTCGTGCCGGCCGGGATGTCGTACGGCATGAGGGCGACCGCGGCCTTGAGGCCGTGCTGCTCCACGGCCGCGTTGAGCGAGCCGCCACCGGCGAGCGAGTAGCCGACCACGCCGAGGTCCGCGGGGTCGACCTGGTCCTTGACCGGGCTGTCGGTGGCGAGGTACTTGGCCGCCGCCAGCATCTCGTAGGAGCGCTGGTTGGGGAGGTCGTAGCGGTTGAGGGTGTCCATGTTGAACACGATGAAGCCCTCGCCGGCGAGGTCCTTGGCGAGCCACTCCATGTCGGAGCGCGTGCCCTTCAGACCGGGAGCGACGACGATCGCGCCGAGCTTCGCCTTGCCCGTGTTCTGCGGGGTGAAGATGGTGGCGGAGCCGAAGCCGCTGCCGTCGACGGCGGGGATGTTGGTGCGGGTGATGGGGTACGTCGCGTGGTGGCGGGCGGTCGCGTGGTCCGCGACGGCTGCGTGGGCGGGGGTGGCGGCCTGTGCGGCGGTCGGGACGCCGAGGAGGGCGAGGGTCGCGAGCGCGGCGACGGCCACGGGACGGGTGCGGAATGCGGAGCGGGTGACGGACATGGTCGTGTCATCTCTCTGTGGTGGGCAATGAATGACGTCTCGGCGGGAGGACCCTCGCCGGACCGCGATGACCTTAGACGCGGGGATCCTGGGGAACGGCCCGCCCGTCCCCAGGCGCTGTCGCCCGTGGACAGACGGCGCGCGGGATCCGGGGACGTGCATGGCCGCGGCGTCCGTCCCGCGCATCCGCCGGGCACGCAGAAGGGGAGGAGGAGCGTCCCGAACGCGCTCCTCCTCCCCTCGTCTGGGGCGGCCCGTGGGCCGATCCGCGACTACTTCGCGGGCGTCGCCTTCACCAGGAACTCGACGGTCCCCTTGTCCTGCACGCTCACGAAGCCGAGGCTGGGGGCCTCGACGCCGTAGTCGGAGAAGGTGACGGGGATGGATCCGCTCACCTGCACGCCGTCGCCCGAGAGCGCGGCCTGCAGCGGCACGGTGACCGACTGGGTGACGCCGTGCATCGTGAGCTCGCCGGTCGCCTGGACCGTGGCGACCTGGCCGCTCGCGGGGACGGCGGCGTCGACCGGCTGGGTCAGCTTGAACGTCGCGTCGGGGTACTTCGAGACCTCCATGGCGGTGCCGCGGAAGTAGTCGTCGCGCGGCGCCTGGTCGGTGGCGATGGTGCCGACGTCGACCTTGACGGTCGCGTCCTTCAGGGTCGAGCCGTCCACCGTGATGGTGCCGGACACGTCCTCGGTCTTGCCGACGACGGTCACGTCGGTGCCGTTCAGCACCTCGGCGACGCGGTAGCCGGCGGTGCTGCCGGTGCCGATCTTCCAGTCGCCCGACAGGTTGCTCGTGTCGAGGGTGGAGTCGGCCGGGTCGGCCGAGACGGACGGGGCGGCGGCGGGGGCGCCGACGATCACGTCGCGGTAGAACGCCGGGCCGAACGCGGCGGCGCTGACGCCGAGCACGACGACCACTGCCGCGCTCGTGCCGAGGATGATCTTGCTCTTCTTCTGCATGGGGGTCTCCTGACCGGGATGGTGCGTCTTCGTCCGCCGCGGGATGTTGCGCCGACATGGAGGACGACGGGGCAGCCCCGGACAACGTTCACACCCTCAGGGGTCTGCCAGGTTCAGGTCCGCCTGAGATGATTCCCGCACCGCGGTGAACCTTCCGGCCGTCCGTCTCGTCGTGGGAGGAGGAGGTACGGATGACCACGGAGAGCACGGCGCGCATGAGGGCGCTGCACGATGCGCACGCCCCCGCGCTCCAGCGCTACGCGCTGCGGCTCACGGGGGACGCGGCGCTCGCCGAGGACGTGGTGCAGGAGGCCCTGCTGCGCGCCTGGCGCTCGCCCGCGATCCTCGCCGAGGAGGACGAGTCGGCCCGCCGCTGGCTCTTCACGGTCGTGCGGAACCTCGTGATCGACGACCGCCGCAGCGCCTGGCGCGGCCGCGAGACGCCGACCGACGTGCTGCCGGAGGATCCCGTCGCGGATGCCTCCGACGCCATCATCGACCGCCTGCTCGTAGCCGAGGCGCTCGCGTCGCTCTCCGCGGAGCACCGCCGCGCGGTCGTCAGCTGCTACCACCTCGGCCGGTCGGTCGCGGAGACCGCGGAACGCGAGGGCGTCCCGCCCGGCACGATCAAGTCCCGCCTCCACTACGCGCTCAAGGCGCTCCGTCTCGCCCTCCAGGAACGAGGAGTCACCCGATGAACGACCGCGCCGACGACATCCACGAGTGGGACGCCGCCTACGTGCTCGGCAGCCTGAGCGCCACCGACCGCGCCCAGTTCGAGGCCCACCTCACGCACTGCGACGCGTGTACCCGCTCCCTCGCCGACCTGGCCGGCCTGCCCGGCGTCCTGCGCATGCTGCCCGTCGAGGACGCGCTCGCGCTGCTCGACGAGCCGGATCCCGCCGCCGAGATCCCCGGTGCCGCCGCGCCGACCGCCGCTGCCGCCGGCTCCACCGCGGCGGGACCCGCGCCCGTCGTCCCCCTGCCGTCCACCGCCGCATCCGCGTCGCACCGCGTGCCCCGCGGCCGCGGACTCGGCGGCGGACGTCGGCTCACCGGATCCGCGTCCCGTCCCGCCCGGCTCTCCCGCCGCGCCGGCGGGTGGCTGCTCGCCGCGGCCGCCGTGGTGCTCCTCGTGGGCGGCGCGGGCCTCGGCTCGGCGCTGCGCGCCGGCGTGAGCGCACCGGTCGCGGATCCGACCCCGGCCGCATCGTCGCCCGCCGGCGACCTCGCCGACGGCCTGCCCTTCGACGCCGTGAGCATGCGCTCGGACCTCGACGACGGCGTCACCGCGCAGCTCGCCGTCACCGCCAAGCCGTACGGCACCCGCTTTGACTGGAGCTGCGCCTACGCGGGCGGCGGCGTCGGCCAGGGCTCCTACGACCTCGTCGCCATCGACGACGCCGGCTCCCGCACGGTCGTCGCCACGTGGGGCGCGGGCCAGACGGAGTCGCGGCTGCTCGCGGCCACCTCCAGCCTCCCGATGGACCAGATCCGCTCCGTGCAGATCACCCCCTCCGACTCCGACGTGGTGCTGGCGAGCCGGGACCTCTAGGGCCATCTCCGATAGCATCGGGGCTATCTGAAAGGGGTCGTGATGTCGATCGGTGAACTCGTCCATGCTGCCCGGCGGAGTCGTGGCTATACGCAGCGGCAACTGAGCGGACGCTCGGGAGTCGCGCAGTCGACGCTTTCCGATCTCGAGTCCGGGAAGCGGAGCCCCAGCGCCGAGACCGTCGATCGGCTCCTGCTCGCGACCGGTCATCAGCTCATCTCGATCCCGACGCGGCGGCATTCCGCGGCCAGCGCGACGTCGTACATCGCCGCGCGCCTCGCTGAGGGCGATCGAGAGCTCGCCGTCCGTCACTTCATCCAGCTCGCAGACGACCTGGCCGCCGTCCACCGCGAGGTCCGCTTCGCGCTGACGATCGCCGAGCCGCCCCGGACCGGTGAGAAGCGCTGGGACGCGGCGGTCGCCGGCCTCGTCGAACACCGACTCGAGGAGGAGGGCCTGCCCCTCCCCTCCTGGGTCGACTCGGAGGACCGTCGCCTGCGGAGGAGCTGGGTCTTCGGAGACGGCGTCTACGACCTGCCGGTGGATCCGAGCCGCGCGCTCCCCGCGTTCCGACGCCACGGAGTGCTGCTGGATCCCGCAACCCTCGCGAGCGTGTGATGCACGCCCTCGATCGCGCAGCACTGGTGGAGGCGCTGTCCGAGCTGATCGCCGTGCTGCGCCTCCGCGGCGTCACCGGTCGCATGCAGGTGTTCGGGGGCGCGGCGCTCGCGCTGTGCCACTTCGACCGCGGGACGACGGTCGACATCGACGCGCGTCTGCGTTTCGATTCCGATGTCCGGGAGTCCGTCGCGCGCATCGGCGACGAGCGCGGTTGGGGATCGGACTGGCTGAACGACGACGGGGCGTTCTTCATCCCGGCGTACGGCCGGGACGTGGAGTGGATCGAGGTGTTCGAGGGTGACGGCCTGGTCGTCGAGATCGCGTCTGCCGAGGCTCTGCTCGCGATGAAGCTCCGCGCGGCACGGCCGGGGCGGGACGGACGCGACATCTCCCGCCTCATGGTCATCTGCGGGGTCTCGTCGGTCTCCGAACTGGACGACGTGCACGAGGCCTACTACCCGGGAGACGGCCTCTCGCCTCAGGCGGTGAGGCTCGTCGAGAGGATCATCGACGTCGGACTGCCCGAACGTCCCGAGACCCCGACCCCGCCGATCATCGGGTGAGGGCAGAAGCCCGGTCCACCCCTGGCGCGCCGCCGTCGCGGGGCCGTACCCTGGCGTCCCACACCCGAGGAAACACGAGCGGACGAGGACCCGATGAGCGA
It encodes the following:
- a CDS encoding alpha-N-arabinofuranosidase, coding for MTTTITVDLDRPGATISRHLYGHFAEHLGRCIYDGFFVGEDSPVPNAGGIRLDVVEALRALDIPNLRWPGGCFADRYHWREGVGPREERPKLINTHWGGAVEDNSFGTHEFMALCELLGADAYVSGNIGSGTVQEMSDWVEYLTGAGQSRMADLRRANGRDEPWTVPFWGLGNEAWGCGGNMRSVTYADLARQFGTFCESGGATPLHRIAAGADTMDTEWTETLMRVIPEMDAHPFSSVPWESISVHYYTLGGSWTAKGSATGFDEDAYWSTIVAAQGIEPLLRAHADVMDVHDPAKEYGMVLDEWGTWWDVEPGTNPGFLFQQNTIRDAMVAAWHFDVFHAFADRLRMANIAQTVNVLQAMLLTDPDGGEMVRTPTYHVFEMNRGHHDATSLPAVVAGPVRRVDGREIPLASASASAKDGRVLVSLTNVDLDEPQEVVVSFRGGRAVDVVGRILTADRPDAHNRPGDADAVHPVPLEGIETTADGVRLTLPPHSFATLSLRLEA
- a CDS encoding glycosyl hydrolase family 95 catalytic domain-containing protein; the encoded protein is MDAHPVLTTATAAPTWEEGVIVGSGRIGAVAHGPADAITVSLAHERWFPPVNPRPAAPDLRPRLDAIRRALLAGDADTASAELEAAARDDGYGDGLVWTDPLGICATLVIRTPGGAVGMRRSVDPVGGEVAIAWADREGGRHAVRMVAPRADAGAGASASAGAAAGAGRSDGGVLWIALESDRDHDVEVELGLGAGDATSLDTGVPDASAAVQASVAGGGRGILTADAGAGPVAVRAVTAVDAGAAWAEAGGSARATVRTGPGGPRLVRVAVATGPAHATTTPAEPAAGSAPTWDDLRAAQRATHGLLVAASTLDLDGATPAGPTPTTTATAAAAATAAATPATATAPVDPDTEAVWAAARAGDPAARRRVVEIAYLSGRANVIAATGELPPTLQGVWQGTWRPAWSADYTLNGNVQDGAMAGMVATGTPELARSILALVLPHLDDFRENARRVFGAEGMLLPARMSTHGRADHLSPDYPHTFWIGCGGWILRIAADAVSATGDRGIVDDRLWELAEGVLRFAETATVLDDGVRRLVPSYSPENTPRGERVPAATDATMDVAILRDAARATALLGRARGDASLDARWDAVVRDLPPYRVADDGTLAEWLDPRWPEEVAHRHASQLHPVGTGTDPAFHGDGAEAVRLRAAAARTVSAKIAWRAEDPTAPPGRMEMAFGLVQVGRAAAALGDAESALTCAEWLAVDHWSPTLTTRHDAGRIFNLDASGGLPGLVAAMLLGSDEGSLAVLPAVPAAWPRGCVTGLRARGGLVVDRLAWDPTGATLVVRRLPAAAWLAPEGGTALRLPRAATVRVDGAVHDAGAPLVIGGEPVRVEVGWAPRGVL
- a CDS encoding AAA family ATPase, whose amino-acid sequence is MLGPLQRLDPPARRIVIAAPSGAGKTTLARRIQERTGLPHTEMDALFHGPGWTELPTFRDDVEAFTSRDAWVTEWQYTTQLGPLLPSRADTLVWLDLPVQVQMGRLIRRTVVRRWRREPLWHDNVEPPMLTVFTDPDHIVRWGWRGRAKVRSRVVHAAIAHPHLRIVRLRSTREVDLWLRGQPRSDQPPMSTVASER
- a CDS encoding dienelactone hydrolase family protein produces the protein MSVTRSAFRTRPVAVAALATLALLGVPTAAQAATPAHAAVADHATARHHATYPITRTNIPAVDGSGFGSATIFTPQNTGKAKLGAIVVAPGLKGTRSDMEWLAKDLAGEGFIVFNMDTLNRYDLPNQRSYEMLAAAKYLATDSPVKDQVDPADLGVVGYSLAGGGSLNAAVEQHGLKAAVALMPYDIPAGTTDPYHPTASPTYPTITTPTLIITGQTDTTAPASFMGKPAYESIPSTTAKQYLELRGADHFVARGKSNATVRDAVTNFLKAYLDGDSAAKASACTAAPISDTISDSASSCTK
- a CDS encoding YceI family protein — its product is MQKKSKIILGTSAAVVVVLGVSAAAFGPAFYRDVIVGAPAAAPSVSADPADSTLDTSNLSGDWKIGTGSTAGYRVAEVLNGTDVTVVGKTEDVSGTITVDGSTLKDATVKVDVGTIATDQAPRDDYFRGTAMEVSKYPDATFKLTQPVDAAVPASGQVATVQATGELTMHGVTQSVTVPLQAALSGDGVQVSGSIPVTFSDYGVEAPSLGFVSVQDKGTVEFLVKATPAK
- a CDS encoding sigma-70 family RNA polymerase sigma factor, whose amino-acid sequence is MTTESTARMRALHDAHAPALQRYALRLTGDAALAEDVVQEALLRAWRSPAILAEEDESARRWLFTVVRNLVIDDRRSAWRGRETPTDVLPEDPVADASDAIIDRLLVAEALASLSAEHRRAVVSCYHLGRSVAETAEREGVPPGTIKSRLHYALKALRLALQERGVTR
- a CDS encoding anti-sigma factor family protein, translating into MNDRADDIHEWDAAYVLGSLSATDRAQFEAHLTHCDACTRSLADLAGLPGVLRMLPVEDALALLDEPDPAAEIPGAAAPTAAAAGSTAAGPAPVVPLPSTAASASHRVPRGRGLGGGRRLTGSASRPARLSRRAGGWLLAAAAVVLLVGGAGLGSALRAGVSAPVADPTPAASSPAGDLADGLPFDAVSMRSDLDDGVTAQLAVTAKPYGTRFDWSCAYAGGGVGQGSYDLVAIDDAGSRTVVATWGAGQTESRLLAATSSLPMDQIRSVQITPSDSDVVLASRDL
- a CDS encoding helix-turn-helix domain-containing protein, which translates into the protein MSIGELVHAARRSRGYTQRQLSGRSGVAQSTLSDLESGKRSPSAETVDRLLLATGHQLISIPTRRHSAASATSYIAARLAEGDRELAVRHFIQLADDLAAVHREVRFALTIAEPPRTGEKRWDAAVAGLVEHRLEEEGLPLPSWVDSEDRRLRRSWVFGDGVYDLPVDPSRALPAFRRHGVLLDPATLASV
- a CDS encoding DUF6036 family nucleotidyltransferase, encoding MHALDRAALVEALSELIAVLRLRGVTGRMQVFGGAALALCHFDRGTTVDIDARLRFDSDVRESVARIGDERGWGSDWLNDDGAFFIPAYGRDVEWIEVFEGDGLVVEIASAEALLAMKLRAARPGRDGRDISRLMVICGVSSVSELDDVHEAYYPGDGLSPQAVRLVERIIDVGLPERPETPTPPIIG